GACGATGAGACAGTGGTGGGGAGAATCATTGAGTCAAACTCTTCAAACTGCAACATTAAAATTAAGGTTAAAACAAATTTTAGCGGCCTAATATTAAATTTGTATGTAACATACCGGGACAACAtcaaacttcttttcaagttttgCTATTATTGCCGGATCATCCACTAACTTATTGATCGAAAATCCATCAACCTTGTTGTCCACATTATATTTTTTAACATGAATTTTAAATGCATACTTTTTGTTGATGAAAGCATTGAATTCAGCAGGTATGGTTTTTTCATCATCCGAAACCTGAAAGAATATTAAAATATAACAGACATTCAAACGATGCTAAAAAGTTGAAATAGTATTTTAAAGAAATTACCTGTAAATATTTGTCAACCAACTGTTTGGCAGATAAACCCCAAAGTTTGACTGTGTCACGGTCAAATAGTGTAAGATTTACAATTCCAGTGCAATCTTCTACTTGTATTGAAACTTTGTACCTAAAATCGAAAATTATTTTTTGTACAAATTTAATAGCATAGCAAGTTAGCGGATATGTCATTGTAGTTGAATAATAAGATACATATAATAATTGTATATGTTGATTGAATACATGTGAACTGCAGGGACAACATCTCTTTTGCATTTCTTATTAGTACATACTAACACTTCTTTTGGGTCAACATCATCACTTCCATTATCATCTTCTGGGAATTGCAAACTTGGGGAAGCTTTGCAATTACAACTTTCACAACCAAGATAATACCATTCACTATCTTTGTCTACAGCCATCACAGTACCAACAACAATAACATGCATAACCTGCAAAACGTATGTGCATATGTAACCACTAAACCTTATTTAGAATATCCATATTGGGAAACTAAATGTTTGATATGGGCGTAATTTAAATATTGAACATGCCTGAGCTATTTCCCTAATCTGACGAATGGTGCTGAAAGTAGTGTTATGTAAGAACTCGTCTTCATTAGATGTGACCCCAGACTGGCCGATAGAACGATGAGTCGATGTTGTAACAGAAGCTTTCCCAATGTAACTGTTAAAGGTTAGGTATATGATGTAAGAAATGTGTAATCAACAATACTCAGGTTATGGAAATCGGTCTTTTATCACAAAACATACGGATTTACCTTCTTTTGAAATTAACAATCTCTTCATTGCGTTCATTGATGAACAACTTAGTAATGTAGTACGCATTTGCGACATTGATGGTgcctaatataaaatatatagtaAGTTAGTATCATaactaaatataaaaagttaaatCTATAGAAAATGACAAACCTTTGTAGTCATGGACGCTACCAAACTGAACAATAAGTACAATATGTTCTTCTTCCTTATTTTTGGAGATGTACTCTTGCATTTGATCGCAATATTCCTCCCACAACGTCAGCTTTAGAGCAATACCCCTGAAATTGTTATTAAGTTAGCGAAAAATAATAAATACAATTTGAAGAAAATTATTAGAAAACGATATTAAAGGAGAACAAACTCCAAATCTCTCAATATTAAGTCCATCTTGTAGGATTGTTTGCCATATCGTGTTGTTGTATCCTCCCTTGCAAACCATTCCTCGACGTACCCAATAAAgtctacaatgaaagaaaagataagttctaacattaaaactaaaacataATTTAACTGGTATATTATGAGTTTGTTTAGTTTAGGAAACGTACCAGTTCGAAATTCTGAAGAAACTCCACCATTTTTAATAGACTTAAATGTTGAAAACTCAAAGCCATGTGTTGGTCCTATAAAGTTGTTACACTTTCGAATGGTTGTTTCCAAATTGAAAGTTAACACAtatttggtatcaaaatgtttaAACTTCTGGTTATTTTTATCAAAGCGGGGTTTAAAAACGGTATAGCATTCATTTTGTTGTAaaattttttcatgttttttaaAGTCATTACTCCACACAGTGGCCTGCATTTTGGTTCCCTGACATTATAAGTCAAAATAATGTATGTCAAAAAAAGCTAAAACATGATTAAGTAAAGACATATTAACTAATTAAAGTTGTAAAAGTTAATACCTTTTCGTCCATGAGCACCATATCAATAGCCCATGTCTCACCAGCCTTTTTGGGATTTGATCTCTTCCATAGCCTAACCACTTTTACCTTTATTGTAAAAGCTCTTGTTTTGCCGTCAATATCGTTCAAATAGATGATATTTTTCCCTTCCATGGTTCTGTGAAAGAATATATAATAGTGAATAGTGAAAACGATATAAATGAAGTGCGGAAAACAAATTAATGTGATGGAAAAAATATACCTTTGTTATGTCTCTGATTGTTCTGAATGATGATTAATGGGGTGCAGCACCTTTGTTATGTCTCTGATTGTTAATGGGGTGCGGTATTTATAACATAAAAAGGTATAAATAGATAatgatttttatgtttttgaatTATTATCAACTATAATTCAGAAATAGATAACTATTATATAAGTTAAAACTTAATTGTTTACGTAAGTTAAATACTTATTTGGTATTTTTTGAATTGCTGTTTAGTAAGGAAACTTTAATTCACAAATAGATATAGATTCTAGAATTTTTAAATTATCATTTAGTGAAGAATATGATCATTAATATTTAAGATAAGATTAAGATTAATAACTTAAAATTTTATCTATAGATAAAAGCTACGGACGTAAAGAGAAATATTAAAATATTTGCTAAATGGATAAACTATTCCtcattattaaatattaaatgggTAAGATGATTGTATTATAAATTATTTTCACCGATGTAAATTAAAATAAGTGAATATTATATTGCAACTATATATATCTCATATGGAGGCTGTCGAAGGTGTGGTGGGGGAAGCATATGTTGGTTTTCTCACCCCCTACACCACAAAATGGTAttaattattgtttttttattaaatgtaattttttttctcAGATGTAAGTATTAATACAGTTTTCTTGTTCTTAAATGTAATTTTACTATTTAGTTACATATTTAAGTAATAagaaaaataatacaaaaaaaattgttaaatattatttattaatCAATTATCGATTATTAATTATTGTTTGGAGCTCTACCACTATGATTTTAGTGAGTTTAAATACATTTTATCCAATGATTGTAATTATTATATGCAAACACTAATTGAGATTGGTATCATCTATGGAAAAAATTCTTATACGGAAATTATTCAAGAAGCTATACATATATTTGAATTATCATTTTTATCAAAATAACCCTTTAAGGTTGAACAATTATATTTGTTTGGGTTTGGTTGGCGCAATGAGAATAGGGCCATTAGTGAATGACAATCAAAACATAACAGGCATAAATGAAATTACTCAACAGTCACATACAtgttataattttttattttttacttgtTTATACATATCTAATGGTTTGTTTTTTGTTATGAATTGGGCTTTTGGATTGGGCTTATTGGACATCTTGTGGAAGCGGTTTACTGGACATCTCGTGGAAGCTGTTTGGGCTTTGCACATATCATCTCAAAACACTAAATCACTCTAAAACCTTTAGTTGGTTCTGCAAACTTCCTAACGATCAGATGTAAATGAAGAGTTTTATGTCCCATACCTTCAACGCGAGTCAATCGACAGTCTGGTTATAAACTTTCAAACTTGTCCCTTACATTTTTAAGTTCAAGCGTATTCAGGTGGAAATGCTGTATAGGAAACACAAAAGACAGAACGTTTAATCTATACATATATCAACTAAATCATCAAAAGGGAATGACCATTGCAAAGAATGTAGTACTTGCCTTTTCGACTCAGACCTCGTTTGTTGAATGTCACGACCGAGTTGAATTGTGAGATACCTTTTCGACTCAGACCTCGTTTGGTGAATGTCACTCCCGAGCTGAATTGTGAGGTGGGTACGGTTGAGGATTCGAAGTGGTGGCTTCAAAAGAGGCAGAATTAGAGTTATATAATGATGActatttatatatacatacactTGCAAAATTACAATGACAATAGATCAGAAGCATAACACACATGCCCAACAATAGTTCAGAAGCATAACACGCATGCCCAAATACCGAAACATACCTTTTTTGTTCCGATAGCTTTTGTTGCAGCAGTATTTTTGGCCATATGAAAGATATGTGGGAACCAATCGCGTAGCGTTTCTCCTTCTATCCAAGTGAGATTTTAACAAACCCTAACCTAAATAATCAATGATTCAGGCAAAGATATGTGGGAACCAGGAAAAAATGAGATTTTATTTCAACATCATAAACCCCCAAATTATTCATCTCATCTCACGCAACAATATCATAATATTATCAATAAATACTCAAATCAGCAATAcaaagaaatcatcatttccaCCAACAAACCCTAACCTAAATAATCAATGATTCAGGCAAAGAGGAAAAGTGTACCTTTGATTTTGGAAGATGTTGAAGGAAACGATTACAATGATTCAGGCAAAGATAGAAAACCAAGGAGTTCAAGATCAAAACTTGATATCTAATGGGAGGCGAATAGATGTTGGGAGGAGAGATGAACGTACTGGGGAAAACCTAGGGTTAGAACTAAGGGTCAGAGAAAATTAGGAAATAAGAATATATAGGATCCGTATGATTATCGGGTTTACCCAAATCCAAACACGTGAAGTAATTGTGGAGCAGGGGAATTGCGCCAAAACCAAATACCTTCTTTTGAAATTAACAATCTCTTCATTGCGTTCATTGATGAACAACTTAGTAATGTAGTACGCATTTGCGACATTGATGGTgcctaatataaaatatatagtaAGTTAGTATCATaactaaatataaaaagttaaatCTATAGAAAATGACAAACCTTTGTAGTCATGGACGCTACCAAACTGAACAATAAGTACAATATGTTCTTCTTCCTTATTTTTGGAGATGTACTCTTGCATTTGATCGCAATATTCCTCCCACAACGTCAGCTTTAGAGCAATACCCCTGAAATTGTTATTAAGTTAGCGAAAAATAATAAATACAATTTGAAGAAAATTATTAGAAAACGATATTAAAGGAGAACAAACTCCAAATCTCTCAATATTAAGTCCATCTTGTAGGATTGTTTGCCATATCGTGTTGTTGTATCCTCCCTTGCAAACCATTCCTCGACGTACCCAATAAAgtctacaatgaaagaaaagataagttctaacattaaaactaaaacataATTTAACTGGTATATTATGAGTTTGTTTAGTTTAGGAAACGTACCAGTTCGAAATTCTGAAGAAACTCCACCATTTTTAATAGACTTAAATGTTGAAAACTCAAAGCCATGTGTTGGTCCTATAAAGTTGTTACACTTTCGAATGGTTGTTTCCAAATTGAAAGTTAACACAtatttggtatcaaaatgtttaAACTTCTGGTTATTTTTATCAAAGCGGGGTTTAAAAACGGTATAGCATTCATTTTGTTGTAaaattttttcatgttttttaaAGTCATTACTCCACACAGTGGCCTGCATTTTGGTTCCCTGACATTATAAGTCAAAATAATGTATGTCAAAAAAAGCTAAAACATGATTAAGTAAAGACATATTAACTAATTAAAGTTGTAAAAGTTAATACCTTTTCGTCCATGAGCACCATATCAATAGCCCATGTCTCACCAGCCTTTTTGGGATTTGATCTCTTCCATAGCCTAACCACTTTTACCTTTATTGTAAAAGCTCTTGTTTTGCCGTCAATATCGTTCAAATAGATGATATTTTTCCCTTCCATGGTTCTGTGAAAGAATATATAATAGTGAATAGTGAAAACGATATAAATGAAGTGCGGAAAACAAATTAATGTGATGGAAAAAATATACCTTTGTTATGTCTCTGATTGTTCTGAATGATGATTAATGGGGTGCAGCACCTTTGTTATGTCTCTGATTGTTAATGGGGTGCGGTATTTATAACATAAAAAGGTATAAATAGATAatgatttttatgtttttgaatTATTATCAACTATAATTCAGAAATAGATAACTATTATATAAGTTAAAACTTAATTGTTTACGTAAGTTAAATACTTATTTGGTATTTTTTGAATTGCTGTTTAGTAAGGAAACTTTAATTCACAAATAGATATAGATTCTAGAATTTTTAAATTATCATTTAGTGAAGAATATGATCATTAATATTTAAGATAAGATTAAGATTAATAACTTAAAATTTTATCTATAGATAAAAGCTACGGACGTAAAGAGAAATATTAAAATATTTGCTAAATGGATAAACTATTCCtcattattaaatattaaatgggTAAGATGATTGTATTATAAATTATTTTCACCGATGTAAATTAAAATAAGTGAATATTATATTGCAACTATATATATCTCATATGGAGGCTGTCGAAGGTGTGGTGGGGGAAGCATATGTTGGTTTTCTCACCCCCTACACCACAAAATGGTAttaattattgtttttttattaaatgtaattttttttctcAGATGTAAGTATTAATACAGTTTTCTTGTTCTTAAATGTAATTTTACTATTTAGTTACATATTTAAGTAATAagaaaaataatacaaaaaaaattgttaaatattatttattaatCAATTATCGATTATTAATTATTGTTTGGAGCTCTACCACTATGATTTTAGTGAGTTTAAATACATTTTATCCAATGATTGTAATTATTATATGCAAACACTAATTGAGATTGGTATCATCTATGGAAAAAATTCTTATACGGAAATTATTCAAGAAGCTATACATATATTTGAATTATCATTTTTATCAAAATAACCCTTTAAGGTTGAACAATTATATTTGTTTGGGTTTGGTTGGCGCAATGAGAATAGGGCCATTAGTGAATGACAATCAAAACATAACAGGCATAAATGAAATTACTCAACAGTCACATACAtgttataattttttattttttacttgtTTATACATATCTAATGGTTTGTTTTTTGTTATGAATTGGGCTTTTGGATTGGGCTTATTGGACATCTTGTGGAAGCGGTTTACTGGACATCTCGTGGAAGCTGTTTGGGCTTTGCACATATCATCTCAAAACACTAAATCACTCTAAAACCTTTAGTTGGTTCTGCAAACTTCCTAACGATCAGATGTAAATGAAGAGTTTTATGTCCCATACCTTCAACGCGAGTCAATCGACAGTCTGGTTATAAACTTTCAAACTTGTCCCTTACATTTTTAAGTTCAAGCGTATTCAGGTGGAAATGCTGTATAGGAAACACAAAAGACAGAACGTTTAATCTATACATATATCAACTAAATCATCAAAAGGGAATGACCATTGCAAAGAATGTAGTACTTGCCTTTTCGACTCAGACCTCGTTTGTTGAATGTCACGACCGAGTTGAATTGTGAGATACCTTTTCGACTCAGACCTCGTTTGGTGAATGTCACTCCCGAGCTGAATTGTGAGGTGGGTACGGTTGAGGATTCGAAGTGGTGGCTTCAAAAGAGGCAGAATTAGAGTTATATAATGATGActatttatatatacatacactTGCAAAATTACAATGACAATAGATCAGAAGCATAACACACATGCCCAACAATAGTTCAGAAGCATAACACGCATGCCCAAATACCGAAACATACCTTTTTTGTTCCGATAGCTTTTGTTGCAGCAGTATTTTTGGCCATATGAAAGATATGTGGGAACCAATCGCGTAGCGTTTCTCCTTCTATCCAAGTGAGATTTTAACAAACCCTAACCTAAATAATCAATGATTCAGGCAAAGATATGTGGGAACCAGGAAAAAATGAGATTTTATTTCAACATCATAAACCCCCAAATTATTCATCTCATCTCACGCAACAATATCATAATATTATCAATAAATACTCAAATCAGCAATAcaaagaaatcatcatttccaCCAACAAACCCTAACCTAAATAATCAATGATTCAGGCAAAGAGGAAAAGTGTACCTTTGATTTTGGAAGATGTTGAAGGAAACGATTACAATGATTCAGGCAAAGATAGAAAACCAAGGAGTTCAAGATCAAAACTTGATATCTAATGGGAGGCGAATAGATGTTGGGAGGAGAGATGAACGTACTGGGGAAAACCTAGGGTTAGAACTAAGGGTCAGAGAAAATTAGGAAATAAGAATATATAGGATCCGTATGATTATCGGGTTTACCCAAATCCAAACACGTGAAGTAATTGTGGAGCAGGGGAATTGCGCCAAAACCAAAGAAACAATACCTTGATCAGTTGCCACGTGTCCACATTtaatttactttattatatgtatagatgtAAGAAGAGACTTAAACCTAGATCAACTTTTTGTTTATGTATTTGTTATACATTCCGTATAAGATAAAGATTGTATAAAATAACCTTTAAAAGTAGACAAAAAGTTAACCCATTCACTAAAATTAGATAACAATCAATTTTTGTTTGCATAGGTTTAATATGGTTTTGTTCCATAACTTTTTTAATACCATAAAAAGGGTTTTTATAAGTTATCTATCTTTTGAGTTCCCGACTCTATCACTATTCATGTTTACTTTCGTATAAAAGTCCTTTAGCCTTGTATACTTTCTTTCGTAAACCTTTTTCCTTTAAATGTTTTTTTAGTGCTAAATGAGTTCTTGAGTACAACTCAATTTTTTCGAGTTCTACAATAAATAAATTTACGTAACAAaagttttgtgtgtgtgtgtggggtgTGTAGGGTTGGGGGTTATAGACAAAGGACGACTGTATACAAATGTTAAATAATagacaaaaataattaaaataaactttGGGCCGTCTAGATTATTGGCCTAGATCCGTAACCTATTTTTCACATTTATATGAAACTAGTAACTAGTAATTGTATTCGCCTTTCGCAACGGGGATAGTATTTCTTTAGTTTAAATATGGTGGTTAATTGTCGAATCGAATAGTAATAACATGTAAAGGTATGCTTACGTATAGACATAGCACTCGTTGTTTCCATACGGTCGGTATTTTAAAGTAGTCCGTATCTTAttattcaatatatatatatatataatatatatagggaggggctcatgcgagaactccatttattgcgagaaccgcgagaaccaatgtgaacacaacctaaaatagctaaaaaaacctaaaaaaacccaacccccacccccaccccccaaaaaaaaacctaaccccccccccccaagctaaaatgctaaaaactaaacctccaaaaaacctaaaaaaatctaaaaaatttaaaaaaaatctaatttttttttaatattttttatgctcaaatcgctacttttagtagccaaattttttttttaaacaaaaaaatttttaatttttttttgcttcgaaaagtagcgatttttatataaaaatattaaaaaaaaaatttttgtgtgatttttagctatttttggttgtgttcacattggttctcgcggttctcgcaataagaggtggttctcgcatgatcttctccctatatatatatatatatatatatatataggtagaggatcctgtaaaaagtgggacttttgtgagaagtgtgagaaataatttgggaatgacaagtgtcctttatcctaattaattcaaaagggtatattagtaatttggcatttttatcatttaattgatttccaagaataactgctaaaaaaaaaaactggcgATTAGTTTTCTTAGGGTTTGAATCGAATTTTGAattaggagaaattttaggaaacattatacatctgattgttttatattcttcatcatcttttaatcgcaacatcttttaatcatacattgttcatggcgtggtgttttaaacatctagatacattgttcatggcgtggtgttttaaaaatctggagacattgactatgattcaagtcatggtgttttatctggagacattgttcatggcgtggtgttttaaacatctggagacattgttcatggcggggtgttttaaacatctggagacattgactatgattcaagtcatggtgttttatctgacttgaattccagataaaacaccatgacttgaatcatagtcaatgtctccagatgtttaaaacaccacgccatgaacaatgtctcca
The Helianthus annuus cultivar XRQ/B chromosome 6, HanXRQr2.0-SUNRISE, whole genome shotgun sequence genome window above contains:
- the LOC110865565 gene encoding replication protein A 70 kDa DNA-binding subunit E isoform X2 — encoded protein: MEGKNIIYLNDIDGKTRAFTIKVKVVRLWKRSNPKKAGETWAIDMVLMDEKGTKMQATVWSNDFKKHEKILQQNECYTVFKPRFDKNNQKFKHFDTKYVLTFNLETTIRKCNNFIGPTHGFEFSTFKSIKNGGVSSEFRTDFIGYVEEWFAREDTTTRYGKQSYKMDLILRDLEGIALKLTLWEEYCDQMQEYISKNKEEEHIVLIVQFGSVHDYKGTINVANAYYITKLFINERNEEIVNFKRSYIGKASVTTSTHRSIGQSGVTSNEDEFLHNTTFSTIRQIREIAQVMHVIVVGTVMAVDKDSEWYYLGCESCNCKASPSLQFPEDDNGSDDVDPKEVLVCTNKKCKRDVVPAVHMYKVSIQVEDCTGIVNLTLFDRDTVKLWGLSAKQLVDKYLQVSDDEKTIPAEFNAFINKKYAFKIHVKKYNVDNKVDGFSINKLVDDPAIIAKLEKKFDVVPFEEFDSMILPTTVSSSQSDAGVKDSKSYAVDDSTPLPKNYESRKSPCDLKRTLEDSNDLDNSYSVSSTKSRKIETKEDIKAQMKDKLLIPKLEK